The nucleotide window GCGTCTGTCcatcaacaaacaacaaaaagcaaaatgtcCAGCAAACCATACAGCGCGATCAATATAACCAATTGTGGTTTAGATGACCCACAGGTAATGGACATATGATTGATTACTGTTCATGCCATACTAATCGTTCACAACTTGATTTttaatacgtacatacatatatatttcagagTGAACTGGGTGCCGCCTTTGTCAATAACAACCTAACAGATTTTCGAATTGCTCTCGATAAAGGTGCAAATCCTGCTAGAAATGATGACAAGCATTTCAGCGTCTATGAGCTAGCTCTGAAAACACATGGCTGCGCTGCATTCGTAGAGGAATGTTTGAGACATGGTTGTAGCCCAAATCATgtaagtaaatattgaaatcaaatttaagtTAATGCATGTATAGTGGATTACTTGAAATTGTTAATCGTTACTTTATCCATGTTGAAAGAAGATAAAAAGGAATGGACTAAATATTTTCACTATAactattttgtattaaaaaatacgaGTTTTTCATTCGCTAACATAGATGAATGACTAGCCAGTCAAGATATTCGTTCGATCGGCATTATGTAATCGGTAGTTCTAATGGAGGCTTTAATTAATATGCGCCACTTTGGTCCATATTAATTACCGAATATCTGCGCGCATCTACTTCCACTAGTCAATACTGAATTCAATAAATcaaacgaaatattaaaaatgtaaacttaTTAAACTAACCATACTAATTATATGGAAttagtattaaatttataaaaaagggAATACAcatcataattattattaaattcatatattttcttgATTGTCGCttgtaaactaatttttttgaactacgtttttaattgtttttagttAAATCAACATTGGAAGAAATCAGCAATCAATTTTGCTGCCGATTCATTGGATCCACAAATTCTCAATGTACTCTTGCGTAATAAAGATGTACAAGTAGACCGACCATATGCCAAACTCACACCTCTTAATACACTCGCCAAAAAGCTGACTACCGAGAATCAGAACGATGTATTTGCTTGCATCAAACTTCTTTTGGAATATGGCGCCTCACCGAATAAGCCTGACGATCGTGAAATGACACCACTAAACTACATTTTGAAGAATAAAAAGCTTGATAGTCAAATTAAGCGTGAACTTGTTGAGCTTTTCACTTCTCAGCAAGATTTAGATGTGGATAGCTTTCGAGATGGCGAAGTGCGCGAAATGTTGAATCGTGATTACCCCGAAATGTTGATAAAATTGAGCGCCGTCGGTGTGAGCTTAGATAGGCTGGTTTCGCTCCTTCGCAATGGCAACGAAGAggaatttgtacaaaaatttcCCAAATACAAAGCCAGAATCTTCGAAAAGGATAACAACACGAGTGACGTGCAAGAGCAAGAGCTTCAGCTATTTATAGAGTCTATTAAGCGCGGTACACATAAAGCATTTGATTTACTCTTGAATTGCAACGTGAATGTGAACGGCGTCTTAGATTATAAAACACCTATACAAATTGCCACGATTTTGGGTAATTGGAGGGCCCTTAAAATACTACTAGAACATAATGATCTCAAGTTACGCCAACAGGATCAATTGTTAATTACTGTCATTAGGCACTTAGGTGATGATATTTTATACGATTTTGTAAACTAcgaaaaatgtctatatttacTATTAAATTCGGATCGAATTGATGTGAATGAGTCTGATCCCAGTGGCTCAACACCGCTTCACTATGCCGTCAAGTATCGAAATCGTTTAGTTATCCAAGAATTATTACGTCATGGCGCTTACATTGGCATGCGTAGCTCATTTAACGATTTACCCATTGATAGTATACATCCGGAAGTGTTAGAAGAACACTTTGATAGCTGCATCACCACAAATGGTTATAAACCTGGTGATAGTGACTTTGAAATACTGATCAATTTCAAAAATCTCATTTCACAACCACTTTTAAGTCACGCAACGAAACTGCGCACACAAAACTTTCACGAAGAGATGCCACCAATCGCGTACATTGCTGAATCAAAAGAACACCGCCATCTACTCCAACATCCTCTCATCACGAGCTTTTTGTTCCTTAAGTGGCATCGCTTGTCTGTCatcttttatattaattttctcCTATACTTCTTTTTTGCTTTAAGCATTATAACACACACAATTCTGAAATTTCGTGAAAGCGAATACGAAGCTCTAACTGTGTTATTCGGTCTCTTCTCATGGATTGGTATCATTTATCTACTTATCCGCGAGATAATACAATTTGTTTTGGCCCCACTGAAATATTCCCGttgcataattaattatatgGAAGTCGCACTTATTATATTATCCATAATGACCTGCAGCGAACCTAGCTATAATCGTGAAACGCAAAGAGTAATAGCTGTATTCACGATACTCCTTGTCGCTTTGGAGCTTTGCTTGTTGGTGGGTTCGCTGCCAGTTCTATCAATATCAACACATATGTTAATGCTCCGTGCCGTCTTAAAGAGTTTTATTAAGAGTTTTGCTCTCTACTCAATCTTCGTGATCACATTCAGCTTGTGCTTCTACATCCTTTTTGGTAAATCCCCGGAAAGCAACGATACCACAAACGGCACCGACACCACAAGTGATGGTGGCGAATTCAACAAATTTGCTAATCCATTTACAGCGGTCATCAAAACTATTGTCATGTTAACAGGAGAATTCGATGCCGGGGATATTGAATTTGATACCGTCTACAGCTACTTGATATTCTTAATGTTTGTGGTGTTTATGTCAATAGTTCTTTTCAACTTGCTCAATGGTCTGGCTGTTAGTGACACGCAGGTGAGTAGCTAAGGACTTAAACTTAATAGAActcatattaaaataatattccttTTTACTTACGGACTAgttcaaattgaaatatttaaacagtatgcATATTGAAACACATATTTATctccacatatgtatgtctgtcttcGGATGAAAACATGAAACATAAACATGCCATCCTGACGTAGTCAATATTTAAATCTCAAATGAAACGTACATGGTACatcttttacataatttttttttatcttgcaCAGGCCATTAAAACACAAGCCGAACTAAATGGTTCCATTTGCCGTACTCTTTTACTCACGCGCTACGAACATGTACTGACTGGACGCACCGGTCATGCCAGTTTCATCATCAAACAAGAGCCGTTCCGCACAATATGCCGCCGCTTAATGAATCTCGATTCCAATTACATTGTTGACAGACAAATCGCTATTCTACCGAATGACCACAATAGAGTGTTTGTCGGAGTAGCCAAGTGTAGTGGAACAGTGGAATCAAAAGACAATTGCGGCCGAAAAAATGAAGGGCGCAACTCGAAATCACATTTTCTACCTTTATCAGAAGAAAATACCAACCGTCAGAAGAAATTACTTGATGCGCCTGTTTCATTCTTACCCTGCTGCTGCACCTGTATTACAGGAAAATGCTCTGAAATGGATAGTCGCACTGTAAAATTAGCAATGGCAGTGATCGAACGGAAATCAACATCACAACAAGGGAAGATACGTGAAGCGAATACGGAAAGGAGACTGAAGAATATCGAGGAACGATTGGCGCAGATAACGGAACTACTGCAGAAATTGAGTCCAGAGTAATAAAGGGGCCAGTTGAAATTTGATATCATTAAcagttatgtatacatattgttaagaacatttttaataattgttcaaaCATAAAAGTGTCTTGagtattatttattcaatattttattatttttcgaagaatttaagataattaattcaaaataaaatgatCAATGTAACTTGATATCTTTAAACCTAGTTTGTGACGCCTAGTGGCTGGAAGATTCCCTAATAAATTTATGTAACAACGTGTGAAGTTGGCTTTAACGGTTCCACATTAACATCAGCTTTGCAGTTCAATATCCAAACCGACTTATTCTTTTCACATAAGTATATGACTAGACAAAATGTAGTTATAACCCATTCTATCCCCATTTTACAGTATCTTGCGTATTTGTGGCAAGAGATAAAATCGGCTATCCACTTTTCTGTTTGCGTGcttattatgtaattattaaacatatatatttatgtaaatatgttattattttttctccaccaaattttatttaatggtGTAACTAAATTCTcggaggtacatacatatatcaacatttttaaaatacaaattttattacaatttaatatgttttacaaatcagttaaaataaatacattttcgcTTTTCTATTTGTAAAACccttatacaaaatataattttttcttccaaTTGCATCTCAATTTGTTGCGAAAAGTTTGGagattttattatacatacatatgtatgtatctatgcatTCGTTTACTACTTATGTTGTATTCATGATCGTCATCTATACGAttacacatatgtaagtacatttgtacatatatgtatatatgtatgcatatatgttttcttACATTCATGTTGAAGTTGGATATTCaactcataaaaatattattgttaccACTCTGTTTGCTATCATTtacaaattgcattaaaaatactACACTTACAGATATACTCGtacaaacaatttcattttgttatttcaATCGTATGTAGAAAGCATGAACAATACTTTAACAATTATGAAAATAGTTCGATTTTTATACtgactaaataaaaattattaacaaacaaAAGGCCCACTTCAAACTTCAGAGCTTCAGTAATATTCAAAGCACAGAGTATTCGAAACACAAACAAGTCTCCTTTCAATTAATACTTCTTCGTTTTTATAAGCTCATACACCTGCAAATAaccatacataagtatgtaataACCCTTTATTACATATaaacttttattgttatttacagCTATATTTTTCGtcatgtaaataaatgaatgtaatgtaaatatacagttatgtgtATTGTGGTATCATGCCTCAAGTTTCCTTCAGATTAGTATGGAAAATTCCATATTCCCTATAGATTTTTGAATTATATTGTTTACATGGGTGTACgtttatatatgttttaacCCTACTTGCTGTAAAAATTCGTTAAACcccatctatatatatattcaaagtcCAAATCAAGATTGGTCGGTAATATTTAtacgataaattttaaaaaatttaaattttaccacTTTCTATCAGCCTTTAACGTTATTACATGACATTATTTTATCGCACATATcaagcatataaaatatttttttttttggcatttgaACACGCTGATCTTCAAGTTATATGTGCGAGAGAGATTATGTTATTATTGTATGTTATAATGTACTCTGTTGCAATTTCCCATCCATATTACCTTTTGCCCCTTATAcctttataaattgtttcaaaTGATGTATTTGACTATGAAATATTTACCTTTCGGCACAAGTTTTGTTTTTACGGGTAATgttatatagttatatacaGAATATCCACAACTACATGAACTTTTTCACTAAAACGTTCAAAGTACTGACatggatgtacatatgtgagcttgtaagtatgtatgcatacatacatatataacagtaGTTGATTAGTTTATAGTTGATATAATACTTTCCAcaaattatattgataaatatattttgaagtgattttaatgtaaaagaatttcaattttgtttttaattgaggactttaaacattttaatccTACAAATTGTACACTTGTATAAATTACTATAAATCTTTAACAATATGGTTTAGTTGTTCTACATATATAATCATGTATACACAAATccgtatataataaatatattacataaaaaacGAATATcactttttccaaaaatacttcTCTCGGTGCATTTTTTCGCGAACTTTTTCATTTGGCGTTTCCTTATTGTTTTATGTTAGTTTAAAGTCTCATGCTAAGCGAACATACTTCTTGatacatattgtttttttttttttctttactatATAGCATTTGGACGTATGCGGTAATATATGTATTACttgtacaaatacatacaccGCACGCCTATGTATTCTCATTGTCGAAGAAAACTCTAAAGGGAGTTgtgttatttttagaaatattttcaccGTCCTCATCAGATGCGAACGCATCGACAGTTTCAAAAATCTGTTTACAGAATATCCtcgatttatgtatatgtatatgaatgttttttgtcacatatatgtataatatatctcATGTATAGTATTTTACTATTGACGGATTCACTGCCAAACTATAAAAGGGTTAaccttttattatataattttctccaaAAAATCAGGAATTAATTCCCGTCGAAATTGGCTTCATTACATCGCTGCATGCCCTTTATGTCATAGTGCATGAGTGACGCTTTAATGTGTACTTATGTGATGGACTTTTAGTGGCACGTGTCATACCCGCTGCTGCGCAGCTATAGGATGGTAATGATTGTCTTCGTCGCCTCACAGCCGGACTGAGATTGTAGCGAATATTTGCTTGTACCAACAACTCTTTAAAAATCTCCACAATGCCCATATTATCTTTAGCCGAACATTCGACGTAGCCGCATTTCCAATCTTCACACACAATCATTTCAGTCACCTCATGTTCCACCTGACGATCGGCTTCATTTATATCCACCTTATTACCAACGATAACAATGGGAACTTTGAGCCCACGCTTTGCAATTATCTGCAATGAGAAAAtagttgtattttttaatttaatttgtacataAATGCTTCAAAAAGTCTATAAACGGTATTTATAAGGCCAAAGTTGACCATAAATGCAACATTTAATGTTCTCGATTCGTTTAATCTTCGAGAATACTGAGTCGTACAAACAATTGGTATAGTATATCAAATTGTTtggcaattttgttttatatttgcaaTGACGATTAACAAATCACAAAAGgtatatttagaaatttgtcGGATttgattggcgtggaaaccgtttaaCCGGTTCCACAACTATTTCTTACTTTAGTTATTACCCAGTCAGACACCTGATGTAATTTGATCTCGCATGCACGCAATTCATGAGAATATTCAAACAATTATCAATTCACCTACCTGTTTCCTTAGCCTTTCCACCTCAAGCCATGATTGCTTATCATCTACCGCATACA belongs to Zeugodacus cucurbitae isolate PBARC_wt_2022May chromosome 6, idZeuCucr1.2, whole genome shotgun sequence and includes:
- the LOC105221419 gene encoding transient receptor potential cation channel protein painless yields the protein MSSKPYSAINITNCGLDDPQSELGAAFVNNNLTDFRIALDKGANPARNDDKHFSVYELALKTHGCAAFVEECLRHGCSPNHLNQHWKKSAINFAADSLDPQILNVLLRNKDVQVDRPYAKLTPLNTLAKKLTTENQNDVFACIKLLLEYGASPNKPDDREMTPLNYILKNKKLDSQIKRELVELFTSQQDLDVDSFRDGEVREMLNRDYPEMLIKLSAVGVSLDRLVSLLRNGNEEEFVQKFPKYKARIFEKDNNTSDVQEQELQLFIESIKRGTHKAFDLLLNCNVNVNGVLDYKTPIQIATILGNWRALKILLEHNDLKLRQQDQLLITVIRHLGDDILYDFVNYEKCLYLLLNSDRIDVNESDPSGSTPLHYAVKYRNRLVIQELLRHGAYIGMRSSFNDLPIDSIHPEVLEEHFDSCITTNGYKPGDSDFEILINFKNLISQPLLSHATKLRTQNFHEEMPPIAYIAESKEHRHLLQHPLITSFLFLKWHRLSVIFYINFLLYFFFALSIITHTILKFRESEYEALTVLFGLFSWIGIIYLLIREIIQFVLAPLKYSRCIINYMEVALIILSIMTCSEPSYNRETQRVIAVFTILLVALELCLLVGSLPVLSISTHMLMLRAVLKSFIKSFALYSIFVITFSLCFYILFGKSPESNDTTNGTDTTSDGGEFNKFANPFTAVIKTIVMLTGEFDAGDIEFDTVYSYLIFLMFVVFMSIVLFNLLNGLAVSDTQAIKTQAELNGSICRTLLLTRYEHVLTGRTGHASFIIKQEPFRTICRRLMNLDSNYIVDRQIAILPNDHNRVFVGVAKCSGTVESKDNCGRKNEGRNSKSHFLPLSEENTNRQKKLLDAPVSFLPCCCTCITGKCSEMDSRTVKLAMAVIERKSTSQQGKIREANTERRLKNIEERLAQITELLQKLSPE
- the LOC105221420 gene encoding ras-related protein Rap-2b-like, producing MPGSCQRLRLPSLATVMRTTRASTTDYTATTIRKEQRRVVMMGAARVGKTCIVSQFLYDKYQARYKQTVEELHRGEYELPDGSALTLDILDTSGSYEFPAMRTLSISTAGAFILVYAVDDKQSWLEVERLRKQIIAKRGLKVPIVIVGNKVDINEADRQVEHEVTEMIVCEDWKCGYVECSAKDNMGIVEIFKELLVQANIRYNLSPAVRRRRQSLPSYSCAAAGMTRATKSPSHKYTLKRHSCTMT